The genomic DNA CCCGGTCTGACAACACGGGGGCTTTTTCGTTTCTGCTGCGAGGTGCCCTGCGGTCAGGACTTCTGTGTGCCAAGCAACTTCTTCCCCTTCATACACTTTCCGTTTTAATCAacttttaattgttatgtatgaGGAGGTCTTTGTAGCCAATCCATCTTGAATCCCTCGAACCGGTGGGATTTGCGTTACATTTACGGTACGTTTTCCCCTCCAGAGTGTCGGCAAGGACACAAAGCCCTTGGCGGTCTACATGGAAATCCTGTGCAGCTCTTGCTATTCCAGACATTTATTGCCATTCTtctggtcttaggaacatagggaactgcggcctgagtccgacccttggtccatctagttcagtattgtctgcactgactggcagcggcttctcccaggttgcaggcaggagtgtttcccagcccaTCCCACACACCCCTAAAATAATTCAGTAATAAAACTCCCGTACAATAGATGCAGCAGCCAGagatattttttttccttttaaaatctaGAATGCTTCCCTTTTAGGGAAGAGCTACAATGACATGGTGTGATCTAGAGGCTGATATACAGAATTTTGCGACATTATACGAAAAGTGACTAGATTTGTCTGCTAAAAGAACCCGGATATAGAATGCATCAGATCGGCCTGGGAGATCCTTTCGTATGGGCAGATTTCATTTATGGCAcaaattgcaattaaaaacacaacaaagaaGAAGGTGGCCAACTGTTTCAATCTCCCCTGATCAACCGCCAGGGCAGAAACATCCCAGAATCGGTATGTTTTTTATATCTGACGGGAGGGCATTAAAAGAGGCCCTAGAAAAGTCCCACCGAGTTGCTTTTAACACACAGTCTAGcgagggttgccaactctgaatgaagctgttcctggagatcTTTTCCCCAATTCCCCACCCCAAAACTTTCTCACAATATCCGGCTCTTAAAACCTACTGGGTTGCTTTCAAGAGATTGATGCTGATGCCTAGAGACTCCGGATCAGTCttgagggttggcaaccctacctagaGTGAGTTGATCATCCCGGAAGATGTTTTGAATTACAAGTTCTAGAAAGATGACATCGACAACGGCACCCAGGATATTCGCCAGTACCATCGGCATGGGTGCTAATGGTCGGGCAGGAAACTATTTAGAGTCAGGCGGTCCATCTCCACCTCGGATCCATTCTCTCCCGGCAACTTCAGCCTCCGGACCCGGCGAGGCTGCCCTCCCGCCTCGTCCGCCTCTTCAGCGGCCAGCAAGGACGAGATGCACACCATCTCCCTCGGGTTGTGCAGGTTCAGTCTGTAGGCCCGTCTCTGGCGCCAGAGCAGAGTGGCAAGGACAGCGGTTGAAACAATGAAGATGGCGGCAACAAGGGCCAAGAGAAAAATGGCCAGTAAGCATTTCCCAACCAAGATGGCAGCAGGGCCAGTGGAAGATGTCTCTGGGGATGGTTTCACCCATTTCATTCCAACAGTGCTGACTGTTGGGACCCCGGGGTTggctgttgttgatttttctcccTTTGCTTTAAAGCCATGGACAAAGTCTCCTCCAAAAGTTGCTGTGGCAGCAGTTGAAGTGTCAGTTTCAACTGACCCTGGTTCGGTTGTCTCGTCCAGCTCGTGCAGCGTCGGCTCAGTCGTCTCGTCCAGCTCGTGCAGCGTCGGCTCAGTCGTCTCGTCCAGCTCGTGCAGCGTCGGCTCAGTCGGCTCGTCCAGCTCGTGCAGCGTCGGCTCAGTCGTCTCGTCCAGCTCGTGCAGCGTCGGCTCAGTCGTCTCGTCCAGCTCGTGCAGCGTCGGCTCAGTCGTCTCGTCCAGCTCGTGCAGCGTCGGCTCAGTCGTCTCGTCCAGCTCGTGCAGCGTCGGCTCAGTTGTTTCGTCCAGCTCGTGCAGCGTCGGCTCAGTCGTTTCATTCACTGTCCACAGCG from Hemicordylus capensis ecotype Gifberg chromosome 15, rHemCap1.1.pri, whole genome shotgun sequence includes the following:
- the SELPLG gene encoding P-selectin glycoprotein ligand 1, with the translated sequence MAPLLPCLLMLLSDLLLTDGYQFPTLKLLSQDGASGENVEAHRLGVHSENRLATPGQWEWKTGEDTGREFSPLLPRRKRDDRMVITSQTIVEQLKTAFTQLLRNDSVTEELRVVSETAKPTLWTVNETTKLMPHEVNETTEPTRWMVNKTTEPTLHEVNETTEPTLWTVNETTEPTLHELDETTEPTLHELDETTEPTLHELDETTEPTLHELDETTEPTLHELDETTEPTLHELDEPTEPTLHELDETTEPTLHELDETTEPTLHELDETTEPGSVETDTSTAATATFGGDFVHGFKAKGEKSTTANPGVPTVSTVGMKWVKPSPETSSTGPAAILVGKCLLAIFLLALVAAIFIVSTAVLATLLWRQRRAYRLNLHNPREMVCISSLLAAEEADEAGGQPRRVRRLKLPGENGSEVEMDRLTLNSFLPDH